In the Bacillus amyloliquefaciens DSM 7 = ATCC 23350 genome, TCATCTTCAAACTGCTGATATAAAGCCCGGAGACGAACTTATTCTTCCGGTTAAGAAGAAGCATCCGGCCGTATATCAGCTGGCCATTGTTAATTAGAGAGGAAAGAGAGAAATGAAGGCGATCATTTATGCCAGGGTTAGCACAAACAAAGAACAGCAGCAAACGTCTTTAAAAAGACAGGAAGAGGAGCTTAGGGAGATCGCTGCGGCAAACGGCATGGAAGTCGTAAAAGTCATTTCTGAGAAAGCAAGCGGTTACGAAATGGACCGCGACGGAGTATTTGAAATGCTTGATGATATTAAAAAATCACATATTGACGCGATATTGGTGCAGGACGAAACAAGGCTGGGAAGAGGAAACGCCAAGATCGCGCTTTTGCATTGTATTTACAGGGAAAACGTAAAAATATATACGATGGCTCATAAGGGTGAGCTGGAGCTTTCCGAAGCTGATACGATGGTACTCGAAATCGTCAGTATTGTTGAGGAGTATCAAAGAAAAATTCACAATATGAAGATCCGGCGGGGAATGAAAAGAGCCGTAAAAAACGGCTATAAACCTGAACGGAATCTGAAAAACAGGCATGAAAACAGCGGTAAAGAAAAAAAAGAGGTTCCGGTTTCGGAAATTATCAGACTGAGAGCCAACAAGCTCACCTTTGCAGAAATCGCAGCCACCTTAAGAGGATTTGGATATGATGTGTCCAAAGCCACGGTTCACCGGCGTTTTCAGGAATATACCGCAGACAGCGAAGGCAGCTGACGTGCATCAGTTGTAAAAACGACTACGTTTTAGTAGTATATAATCAACACGCACCAAAGGAGCTTATTATGATTTCTAAAGAAAAAATCGCGAGAATAAACGAATTGGCTCAAAAAGCTAAATCAAACACGATAACTGATGAGGAAAAAGCCGAACAGCAAAAGCTTCGCCAGGAGTATTTGAAAGGATTCCGCTCCTCAATGAAAAATACGCTTAAGAGCGTAAAAGTTATTGATCCGGAAGGTAATGATGTCACTCCTGAAAAATTAAAAAGGGAACAACAGAAAAATAATCTTCATTAAACAGAAAGAATACGGCAATACGTATTCTTTTTTCGTATATACTAATATCAGACTGTGCTTTACGACAATTTTCAACAAGTTTATCTCAAATTTAAGCTGAAAGAGTTGAGAAAAAGTCAGCATCGCTTTATGATGAAAAGGTACAACAATAAGGAAGGGGATTATAATGGATACAATTGAAAAGAAATCAGTTGCCACCATACGTACACTGTCTATAGACGCAATTGAAAAAGCTAATTCCGGACACCCGGGCATGCCGATGGGAGCCGCTCCGATGGCTTACACGCTGTGGACGAAATTTATGAATGTGAATCCGCAGAATCCAGGCTGGTTTAACCGCGACCGTTTTGTTTTATCAGCAGGACACGGTTCAATGCTTTTATACAGCATGCTGCATTTAAGCGGATATGACCTCAGCATTGATGATCTGAAACAGTTCCGTCAATGGGGAAGCAAAACACCGGGACATCCGGAGTTCGGACATACAGCAGGAGTAGACGCAACGACCGGGCCTCTCGGACAGGGTATCGCGATGGCAGTGGGAATGGCAATCGCAGAACGCCATCTGGCTGAGACATATAACCGTGATTCATTCAACGTAGTTGATCATTATACATACAGTATTTGCGGAGACGGCGATTTGATGGAAGGCATTTCTTCCGAAGCAGCTTCTCTTGCAGGCCATCTGGAGTTAGGCCGCCTGATCGTATTATACGATTCTAATGATATTTCTTTAGACGGTGATTTAGACCGTTCTTTCTCTGAAAATGTAAAACAGCGTTTTGAAGCAATGAACTGGGAAGTCCTTTATGTTGAGGACGGAAATAACATCGCTGAATTGACGGCTGCAATTGAAAAAGCGCGCCAGAATGATAAAAAACCGACTTTAATTGAAGTGAAGACCACAATCGGTTTCGGTTCTCCAAACCGCGCGGGTACATCTGGCGTTCACGGCGCTCCATTAGGACAAGAAGAGAGCAAGCTGACGAAAGAAGCGTACGCTTGGACATTTGAAGAAGATTTTTATGTTCCGGATGAAGTATACGCGCATTTCAACCAAGCTGTAAAAGAAGCCGGCTCGAAAAAAGAACAGGAATGGAATGAACTGTTCGCGGCTTATCAAGAAAAATATCCTGAGCTTGCTGAACAGCTGTCACTCGGAATGAAAGGCGAGCTTCCGAAAGACTGGGATCAGGAAGTTCCTGTTTATGAAAAAGGCAGCAGTCTTGCTTCCCGCGCATCTTCAGGTGAGGTGCTGAACGGCATCGCTAAGAAAATTCCTTTCTTTGTCGGGGGATCTGCTGACCTTGCGGGTTCAAACAAAACGACAATCAAAAATGCAGGAGACTTCACGGCCAGAGACTACGCCGGGAAAAACTTCTGGTTCGGGGTCCGTGAATTCGCGATGGGCGCTGCTTTAAACGGAATGGCGCTTCACGGCGGCCTTCGCGTATTCGGCGGCACATTCTTTGTGTTCTCTGACTATTTAAGACCTGCCATTCGTCTGGCGTCATTAATGGGGCTGCCTGTCACTTATGTATTCACGCATGACAGTATTGCCGTAGGAGAAGACGGACCGACTCACGAACCGATTGAGCAGCTTGCTTCTTTACGCGCACTTCCTAACCTTTCTGTGATCAGACCTGCTGACGGAAATGAAACCGCAGCTGCGTGGAAGCTTGCCGTTCAAAGCCAGGATC is a window encoding:
- the tkt gene encoding transketolase, with the translated sequence MDTIEKKSVATIRTLSIDAIEKANSGHPGMPMGAAPMAYTLWTKFMNVNPQNPGWFNRDRFVLSAGHGSMLLYSMLHLSGYDLSIDDLKQFRQWGSKTPGHPEFGHTAGVDATTGPLGQGIAMAVGMAIAERHLAETYNRDSFNVVDHYTYSICGDGDLMEGISSEAASLAGHLELGRLIVLYDSNDISLDGDLDRSFSENVKQRFEAMNWEVLYVEDGNNIAELTAAIEKARQNDKKPTLIEVKTTIGFGSPNRAGTSGVHGAPLGQEESKLTKEAYAWTFEEDFYVPDEVYAHFNQAVKEAGSKKEQEWNELFAAYQEKYPELAEQLSLGMKGELPKDWDQEVPVYEKGSSLASRASSGEVLNGIAKKIPFFVGGSADLAGSNKTTIKNAGDFTARDYAGKNFWFGVREFAMGAALNGMALHGGLRVFGGTFFVFSDYLRPAIRLASLMGLPVTYVFTHDSIAVGEDGPTHEPIEQLASLRALPNLSVIRPADGNETAAAWKLAVQSQDHPTALVLTRQNLPTIDQQAEEAYAGVEKGAYIVSKAQTDAPDALLLATGSEVGLAIEAQAKLAEENVHVSVVSMPSWDRFEKQSAEYKNSVLPPNVTKRLAIEMGSSFGWGKFTGLEGDVLAIDRFGASAPGETIMKEYGFTAENVADRVKKLLNK
- a CDS encoding DUF896 domain-containing protein; the encoded protein is MISKEKIARINELAQKAKSNTITDEEKAEQQKLRQEYLKGFRSSMKNTLKSVKVIDPEGNDVTPEKLKREQQKNNLH
- a CDS encoding recombinase family protein, producing MKAIIYARVSTNKEQQQTSLKRQEEELREIAAANGMEVVKVISEKASGYEMDRDGVFEMLDDIKKSHIDAILVQDETRLGRGNAKIALLHCIYRENVKIYTMAHKGELELSEADTMVLEIVSIVEEYQRKIHNMKIRRGMKRAVKNGYKPERNLKNRHENSGKEKKEVPVSEIIRLRANKLTFAEIAATLRGFGYDVSKATVHRRFQEYTADSEGS